Proteins from one Armatimonadota bacterium genomic window:
- a CDS encoding response regulator transcription factor: MADTRRDWDVLIVEDDVDLANTLAQMVKGVCERVRTAVTGAQALLSVREHPPALVLLDLGLPDIDGMSVCKEIVGLQGPRVIVITGRDDARTAETALELGADDYVRKPFHLNELRARVRAALRRRSLPSQGVMRVGPLEIDPDRALVKVDGRLVELSATELRLLMFFAEHPGWVFSKERLLEALWPQDRDAHAVQVHISNLRQKIEPDPRRPRVILTVKGLGYKLAV; this comes from the coding sequence ATGGCAGATACTCGCCGGGACTGGGACGTGCTCATCGTCGAGGACGACGTCGATCTGGCGAACACCCTTGCCCAGATGGTGAAGGGTGTGTGCGAACGGGTCCGGACAGCGGTGACCGGGGCGCAGGCCCTTCTCAGCGTTCGCGAACACCCTCCCGCACTTGTGCTGCTTGACCTGGGCCTGCCGGACATTGACGGCATGTCGGTCTGCAAGGAGATCGTGGGGCTTCAGGGGCCCCGCGTCATCGTCATCACCGGGCGGGACGACGCGCGAACAGCGGAGACGGCGTTGGAGTTGGGCGCCGACGACTATGTACGCAAACCTTTCCATCTGAATGAACTGCGGGCCCGTGTTCGCGCCGCTCTGCGCCGGAGGTCCCTGCCGAGCCAGGGGGTTATGCGAGTGGGGCCGCTGGAGATCGACCCAGACCGCGCCCTGGTGAAGGTTGATGGGCGGCTGGTCGAGCTGAGTGCAACCGAGCTTCGGCTGCTCATGTTCTTTGCCGAGCACCCCGGGTGGGTGTTCTCCAAAGAGCGCCTTCTTGAAGCGCTCTGGCCCCAGGACAGAGATGCCCACGCGGTCCAGGTGCACATTTCGAACCTGCGACAGAAGATCGAGCCGGACCCCCGAAGGCCGCGGGTGATCCTGACGGTCAAGGGCCTGGGCTACAAACTCGCCGTGTAG
- a CDS encoding 1-deoxy-D-xylulose-5-phosphate reductoisomerase: MSPSPRRIYILGSTGSIGRQTLDVVARHPGAFDVVGLAAGTRVTALLEQARDHGVRAVGVTGESAGTELRGGVSGLQTAVGMDEICAQMVSLKPDLVVAAMSGVVGLIPVMAAVSAGLDVALANKEPLVAAGELVTGTAARTGSRLIPVDSEISAVFQCLEGPSRPYLKRVLLTASGGAFRDLSREELARVTPEQALNHPTWNMGPKITVDSATLANKGFEVFELKWLFDLDFSDIEVLIHHQSIIHSLVEFVDGSILAQMSLPDMRFAIQYALTWPERVASDYPRLDLAQVGSLTFGQPDLVKFPCLRLAFDAGKAGRSYPVALNAANEEAVDLFLSRRIGFTTIPELVERALDEHDPADVKSLDTVLAVDADTRKRVRELVKSDRYV; the protein is encoded by the coding sequence TTGTCACCGAGCCCGCGACGGATATACATCTTGGGTTCCACCGGCTCTATCGGCCGACAGACGCTGGACGTTGTGGCGCGCCATCCCGGCGCCTTCGATGTCGTCGGCCTGGCTGCCGGAACAAGGGTGACCGCGCTCCTCGAGCAGGCGCGAGACCACGGCGTTCGGGCAGTCGGGGTCACAGGTGAGAGTGCGGGCACGGAACTGCGGGGCGGTGTGTCAGGACTGCAGACTGCCGTGGGCATGGATGAGATCTGTGCCCAGATGGTCTCTCTGAAGCCGGACCTGGTGGTCGCGGCCATGTCCGGGGTTGTCGGGCTCATACCGGTGATGGCCGCCGTCTCTGCCGGGCTTGACGTCGCTCTGGCCAACAAGGAGCCGCTGGTAGCCGCCGGCGAGCTCGTAACGGGCACAGCTGCCCGCACAGGCTCCCGCCTCATTCCCGTCGATTCCGAAATCTCCGCCGTGTTCCAGTGTCTTGAGGGGCCGTCCCGCCCATACCTGAAGCGTGTCCTGCTGACCGCCTCCGGTGGCGCCTTCCGTGACCTGTCGCGGGAGGAACTGGCGCGGGTCACTCCCGAGCAGGCGCTCAATCACCCGACCTGGAACATGGGGCCGAAAATAACCGTTGATTCTGCTACACTGGCAAACAAAGGGTTCGAAGTCTTTGAACTCAAGTGGTTGTTTGACCTCGACTTCTCAGACATCGAGGTCCTCATACACCACCAGAGTATCATTCACTCCCTGGTAGAGTTCGTGGACGGGTCGATCCTTGCCCAGATGAGTCTGCCGGACATGCGCTTTGCGATCCAGTACGCTCTCACCTGGCCGGAGCGCGTGGCGTCAGACTACCCGCGCCTGGACCTGGCGCAGGTCGGCAGTCTCACATTCGGACAACCGGATCTGGTCAAGTTCCCTTGCCTGCGTCTCGCCTTCGACGCCGGCAAAGCGGGCCGCAGTTACCCCGTGGCACTCAATGCCGCCAATGAAGAAGCGGTGGACCTGTTTCTGTCTCGCAGGATCGGGTTCACGACGATACCTGAACTGGTGGAAAGGGCGCTGGACGAGCATGATCCGGCTGATGTCAAGTCCCTCGATACCGTGCTCGCCGTGGACGCCGACACACGCAAGCGCGTGCGAGAGTTGGTCAAGAGTGACAGATACGTGTAG
- the ispG gene encoding flavodoxin-dependent (E)-4-hydroxy-3-methylbut-2-enyl-diphosphate synthase, translating into MAHASSADWVRRPTRAVSVGSVLIGGGAPVSVQSMTKADTADVDAVLAQIRACHDAGAQIIRVAIPGRHVLDGFARICELSPLPVVADIHFDHRLAVEAARLGASKLRINPGNIGGDDRLGPVVEAAAAAGIPVRVGVNAGSLEADLLDQYGGPTADACAASAYRSVERMTRLGFSNLVVSIKASDVPRTVRANQLFAKDSDLPLHIGITEAGFGESGLVKSAVGLGALLSRGIGDTIRVSLTGPPVEEVHAGRDILKSLGLLSGPELVSCPTCGRCRVDLGTLARQVAGLLPGIDDDIVIAVMGCEVNGPGEAREADIGLAAGKDRVTLFRGGDVIRSVPFEQALTALQEELETLRSERSRG; encoded by the coding sequence ATGGCCCACGCAAGTTCGGCGGACTGGGTTCGCCGACCGACACGCGCGGTGTCGGTCGGCAGCGTTCTTATCGGGGGTGGGGCTCCCGTCTCCGTTCAGTCCATGACCAAAGCCGACACCGCTGACGTCGACGCTGTGCTCGCGCAGATCAGAGCCTGCCACGATGCAGGCGCACAGATCATCCGCGTCGCCATCCCCGGCCGCCACGTTCTCGACGGCTTCGCGCGTATCTGCGAACTAAGCCCGCTGCCCGTGGTTGCAGACATTCACTTCGACCACCGCCTGGCAGTTGAGGCCGCACGCTTGGGCGCTTCCAAGCTGCGGATCAATCCAGGGAATATCGGCGGCGATGATCGCCTGGGCCCCGTAGTCGAGGCGGCTGCCGCAGCCGGGATCCCCGTGCGCGTTGGTGTGAATGCGGGGTCACTGGAAGCCGATTTGTTGGATCAGTACGGCGGGCCCACCGCAGATGCCTGCGCCGCCAGCGCCTACCGCAGCGTGGAGCGCATGACCCGCCTGGGGTTCTCGAATCTGGTGGTATCCATCAAGGCGTCCGACGTCCCGCGCACCGTCCGGGCAAACCAGCTTTTCGCCAAAGACAGCGATCTGCCGCTGCATATCGGCATTACGGAAGCCGGCTTTGGCGAGTCCGGTCTGGTCAAGTCCGCAGTGGGGTTGGGCGCCTTGCTATCTCGGGGCATCGGGGATACCATACGGGTCTCATTGACCGGCCCCCCGGTGGAGGAAGTGCATGCGGGCAGGGACATACTCAAGAGCCTCGGACTGCTCTCCGGCCCTGAGCTTGTTTCCTGTCCCACCTGCGGGCGCTGTCGCGTGGATCTTGGCACCCTCGCGAGGCAGGTCGCCGGGCTCCTGCCCGGCATCGATGATGACATCGTGATCGCCGTCATGGGCTGCGAAGTCAACGGTCCGGGGGAGGCCCGAGAGGCCGACATCGGCCTGGCCGCCGGCAAGGACCGGGTCACGCTGTTCCGGGGCGGAGACGTCATTCGCTCTGTGCCCTTCGAACAGGCGCTCACTGCTCTGCAGGAAGAACTCGAGACCTTGCGCTCCGAGCGCAGTCGCGGGTAA
- a CDS encoding right-handed parallel beta-helix repeat-containing protein translates to MHSTRISLSLALALLAAVASPAPEVIPIPNGDFEAGAKGWQIQEFDGVKTVVSDEQAASGKYSLKVVDSHDKNGSHAVATKVAIPGAGVYELRGKLFPVSGSGLGMYVRVQGKDGALVAPGDTFQMGLGGSGKQWVDFTLPIYVGDEAAFLELWVHSYSHAIVEAYLDDLHFVSLGADALKPPWEPQYKIRPEETGRLTAADVVGPDGIVYPNWTKCGVQGGIPQVRAFANLADFGGVANDDEDDAAALDRACVACGKAGGGAVVLGEGIYYMDRPVTIRDSGVVIRGQGAGKTRIIFRYALPESGVAIYAPQDGAKVGRNTQLEMHAVPAKLMKMRLMVDDVVIKSWERSAHSGNTFAMTAWGSQVVGKVPDGKHTLRGVAEYQDGSERTGQITIDVDSAYTEKNLVPWSQAAITFSGQGLVGPKRLLAQDGKRGATQIELQDAGDLKAGDRILIDGPATERWKELTRNKCPWGTYRRYMVEITGVDGNKVSLAQPLRIEFPVIDGSYVQKLVATENCGLEGLSIEQTEDLWITTAQFNWAWNCWARGVTVRKCGRNPVYGGNAKFCEIRDCVFDDAWYKGGGGTAYTGWENCFDCLMEDCETFKFRHAPLYQWAASGCVIRNSVFHDSDGQWHSGWTNENLFENCIIESTYGNGGYGFGMWASPPEDTAHGPNGPRNVVYNCDVTSPKDGLWMGGMNENWLILYNRFTVAAGRGVFMKTASFDHIIKGNVFVLKDSTSPMVMLATPDCSGVEIIGNRVYGGSGKFAAGLGKPLVTEGNQALELQDAARPVPPVPSIYEWQQQNVR, encoded by the coding sequence ATGCATTCCACGAGAATCTCTCTGAGTCTGGCGCTTGCGTTGCTCGCTGCCGTAGCGTCGCCCGCGCCGGAGGTAATCCCCATACCCAACGGCGACTTCGAGGCTGGAGCCAAAGGCTGGCAGATCCAGGAGTTCGACGGCGTCAAGACGGTCGTATCGGACGAACAGGCCGCGAGTGGGAAGTACTCCCTCAAAGTGGTGGACTCTCACGACAAGAACGGTTCCCATGCAGTGGCGACCAAGGTCGCTATCCCGGGCGCGGGGGTCTATGAACTGCGCGGGAAGCTCTTTCCGGTCTCCGGTTCCGGCCTGGGGATGTACGTGCGTGTCCAGGGAAAGGACGGGGCCCTGGTTGCGCCGGGGGATACTTTCCAGATGGGCCTTGGAGGCTCGGGGAAGCAGTGGGTAGATTTCACCTTGCCGATCTATGTGGGCGACGAAGCCGCTTTCCTGGAGTTGTGGGTGCACAGTTACAGCCACGCTATCGTGGAGGCGTATCTCGATGATTTGCATTTCGTGTCCCTGGGAGCGGATGCGCTGAAGCCTCCCTGGGAACCCCAGTACAAGATCCGCCCGGAAGAGACTGGTCGCCTCACGGCCGCCGATGTCGTCGGGCCTGATGGCATCGTATACCCGAACTGGACGAAGTGTGGAGTGCAGGGGGGCATCCCGCAAGTCCGGGCGTTCGCGAACCTCGCGGACTTTGGTGGTGTGGCCAACGACGATGAGGATGACGCGGCAGCCCTGGACAGGGCTTGCGTGGCCTGCGGCAAGGCGGGCGGCGGAGCGGTGGTGCTGGGGGAGGGCATTTACTACATGGATCGGCCGGTGACCATCCGCGACTCCGGCGTGGTCATCCGGGGACAGGGAGCAGGCAAGACCAGAATCATCTTCCGATATGCGCTTCCCGAAAGCGGTGTGGCAATCTACGCGCCTCAGGACGGGGCGAAGGTAGGCAGGAACACGCAGCTTGAGATGCACGCCGTTCCCGCGAAGCTGATGAAGATGCGACTCATGGTGGACGACGTGGTAATCAAGAGCTGGGAACGCAGCGCGCACTCAGGCAATACATTTGCAATGACGGCCTGGGGTAGCCAGGTGGTCGGCAAGGTACCGGACGGCAAGCACACACTCAGAGGCGTCGCGGAATACCAGGACGGTTCGGAGAGAACAGGCCAGATTACTATTGATGTTGATTCAGCCTACACCGAGAAGAACCTGGTTCCCTGGTCGCAGGCGGCCATCACGTTCTCGGGCCAGGGGTTGGTCGGGCCGAAGAGGCTCCTCGCGCAGGACGGCAAGCGCGGCGCGACACAGATTGAGCTCCAGGACGCCGGCGACCTGAAGGCGGGAGACCGCATCCTGATTGATGGCCCGGCAACGGAACGCTGGAAGGAGCTCACAAGAAACAAGTGCCCGTGGGGCACATACCGGCGCTACATGGTAGAGATCACGGGTGTCGACGGGAACAAGGTGTCGCTGGCCCAGCCTCTGCGGATCGAGTTCCCGGTGATCGACGGCTCGTATGTTCAGAAACTGGTCGCGACAGAGAACTGCGGGCTGGAGGGCCTCAGCATCGAGCAGACTGAGGACCTGTGGATCACCACCGCACAGTTCAACTGGGCCTGGAACTGCTGGGCGCGAGGGGTTACGGTCAGGAAGTGCGGACGCAATCCGGTCTATGGAGGGAATGCAAAGTTCTGCGAGATTAGGGATTGCGTTTTCGATGATGCCTGGTACAAGGGTGGAGGCGGGACGGCCTATACCGGCTGGGAGAACTGCTTCGACTGCCTCATGGAGGACTGTGAGACCTTCAAGTTCCGCCACGCGCCGTTGTACCAGTGGGCCGCCAGCGGATGCGTTATCCGAAACAGCGTGTTCCACGACAGTGACGGCCAGTGGCATTCCGGCTGGACAAACGAGAACCTGTTCGAGAACTGCATTATCGAGTCCACTTACGGCAATGGGGGCTACGGTTTCGGGATGTGGGCATCGCCTCCGGAAGATACGGCCCATGGCCCCAACGGGCCGCGGAATGTGGTTTACAACTGCGACGTGACATCGCCGAAAGACGGCCTGTGGATGGGCGGGATGAACGAGAACTGGCTGATCCTGTATAACCGCTTCACCGTGGCCGCCGGTCGTGGTGTATTCATGAAGACCGCCAGTTTCGACCATATCATCAAGGGCAATGTCTTCGTACTGAAGGACAGCACTTCCCCGATGGTGATGCTTGCCACTCCGGACTGCAGCGGGGTGGAGATCATCGGCAACCGTGTCTACGGAGGAAGCGGGAAGTTCGCGGCCGGGTTGGGCAAGCCGCTGGTTACTGAGGGGAATCAGGCGCTGGAGTTGCAGGATGCAGCGCGGCCCGTGCCCCCGGTGCCTTCCATCTATGAATGGCAACAGCAGAACGTGAGGTAA
- a CDS encoding Gfo/Idh/MocA family oxidoreductase: MSETLRAGVIGLGGISGQHISNYRKAEGVQLVAGADISEELAKSVSHKYGFKGYTDWKKMLDEESLDVVSICTPPFLHREMAIEAMQRGVHVMCEKPIAATTEDAEAMAQAARDMDAKLMIAYCHRWHPPILKVKQLLDSGVLGKPLFFRCAFAGWVEFSGNHRASKAQAGGGALIDNGSHAADIYQFLMGKVANVSCRAGTLLQDMETDDVAVMIFEGENGCFGEILVGYSLPGDHTEFKIIGEKGVIRIDNYFAGPVRFQPKGSGEWLDHEVQPGDRFEGEFANFLAAVRGQQELISNAETALHTHRVIAAAYADAQAKGVSL; this comes from the coding sequence GTGTCAGAGACACTCAGAGCAGGCGTGATCGGGCTCGGGGGCATCTCCGGGCAGCATATCTCCAACTACCGCAAGGCCGAGGGTGTCCAGCTTGTGGCAGGAGCCGACATCAGCGAGGAACTCGCCAAGAGCGTCTCCCACAAGTATGGCTTCAAGGGGTATACCGACTGGAAGAAGATGCTGGATGAGGAGAGCCTCGACGTCGTCAGCATCTGCACGCCGCCCTTCCTGCACCGGGAGATGGCGATCGAGGCCATGCAGCGCGGAGTCCACGTGATGTGCGAGAAACCCATCGCGGCGACCACCGAGGACGCCGAGGCGATGGCCCAGGCAGCGCGAGATATGGACGCGAAGCTCATGATCGCCTACTGCCACCGCTGGCACCCGCCGATTCTCAAGGTGAAGCAGCTGCTGGACTCGGGCGTTCTCGGCAAGCCCCTGTTCTTCCGCTGCGCTTTCGCGGGTTGGGTTGAGTTCTCGGGCAACCACCGGGCCAGCAAGGCACAGGCTGGTGGCGGTGCGCTGATTGACAATGGCTCACACGCAGCCGACATATACCAGTTCCTCATGGGGAAGGTTGCGAATGTCTCCTGCCGCGCGGGGACGCTCCTGCAGGATATGGAGACCGATGACGTTGCCGTGATGATCTTCGAGGGAGAGAATGGCTGCTTCGGAGAGATCCTCGTGGGCTACTCCCTGCCCGGCGACCACACGGAGTTCAAGATCATCGGCGAGAAGGGTGTCATCCGCATCGACAACTACTTCGCGGGCCCGGTTCGCTTCCAGCCCAAGGGATCGGGAGAATGGCTGGACCACGAGGTGCAACCTGGCGATCGCTTCGAAGGCGAGTTCGCCAACTTCCTGGCGGCGGTGAGAGGGCAGCAAGAGCTGATCAGCAACGCCGAGACGGCCCTGCACACCCATAGGGTGATCGCGGCGGCTTACGCGGACGCACAGGCGAAAGGCGTGAGTCTGTAG
- the rseP gene encoding RIP metalloprotease RseP → MEWLLSGVNSVLAIGVVLGLCLFFHEAGHFIAAKAFRMRVHQFGLGFGPAIWKRRIGETLYSIRLAPLGGFVQIAGMDGEDRSVPDSFYSRPRWQGAIVICAGVFMNIVLAVLVYWAVNVGSGMPIPGDRSVVIRKVFSGGPAASAGIQPNDEIIGLAGSHRSLEVTDVTAGSVGDKMGLRPGSRIFQIGDKPVAVPADVLRVLSAGLPKGHRIWAVNGEAKGIEDAVIPLKAPSPDVFAGVPDNITNPEADRLLGKLLGVRFAPMDQFTAHRFISARPGETITISILRGDETVNVQLKLASDTDRVEMVASDGKLTSPHRTVGRIGITLGPDVKPTGVFYGLQLALVQSYNAVATVFVAFKAMVLGKIAAEPAGPIGIMAMTAERAKLGWASVLSLCGLISANLAVINMLPMPPFDGGHILLISVESVLNRFGRRLDERFEMLVRVAGLIIVVNVFVLLTYKDIANLVKYGTY, encoded by the coding sequence ATGGAATGGTTACTCTCGGGGGTGAACTCGGTTCTCGCAATTGGGGTAGTGCTGGGGTTGTGCCTGTTCTTCCACGAGGCGGGCCATTTCATCGCGGCCAAGGCCTTCCGGATGCGGGTCCACCAGTTCGGCCTGGGCTTTGGCCCTGCCATCTGGAAGCGGCGCATCGGCGAGACACTTTACAGCATCCGTCTGGCTCCATTGGGCGGCTTCGTGCAGATCGCCGGGATGGATGGCGAGGACCGGAGTGTCCCCGACAGTTTCTACAGCCGGCCCCGTTGGCAGGGCGCCATTGTAATCTGTGCCGGCGTTTTCATGAATATCGTGCTCGCGGTTCTCGTATATTGGGCCGTCAACGTGGGCTCGGGCATGCCCATCCCGGGCGACCGCTCCGTGGTGATACGAAAGGTCTTCAGTGGCGGTCCTGCTGCGTCCGCCGGCATCCAGCCAAATGATGAGATCATCGGGCTGGCTGGAAGTCATCGGTCACTGGAAGTCACCGATGTCACCGCCGGATCAGTGGGTGACAAGATGGGGCTGCGACCCGGTAGCCGCATCTTCCAGATAGGCGACAAGCCCGTGGCTGTCCCAGCCGATGTCCTGCGCGTGCTCAGCGCGGGGCTGCCCAAAGGCCACCGTATCTGGGCGGTCAACGGTGAGGCCAAGGGCATCGAAGATGCGGTCATTCCCCTCAAGGCACCTTCCCCTGACGTGTTTGCCGGCGTGCCGGATAACATCACGAACCCCGAGGCTGACCGTCTGCTGGGGAAACTCCTGGGCGTGCGGTTTGCGCCCATGGACCAGTTTACCGCGCACCGGTTCATCTCTGCCAGACCCGGTGAGACCATCACTATTTCCATCCTGCGCGGGGACGAGACCGTCAATGTGCAACTCAAGCTCGCCAGCGACACCGATCGCGTGGAGATGGTGGCGTCTGACGGCAAGCTCACCAGCCCTCACAGGACGGTGGGGCGCATTGGGATCACTCTCGGGCCGGACGTGAAGCCAACCGGCGTATTCTACGGGCTGCAACTCGCCCTGGTGCAATCGTACAACGCCGTCGCTACAGTGTTCGTGGCCTTCAAGGCGATGGTACTTGGAAAAATCGCCGCCGAACCCGCGGGCCCCATCGGGATCATGGCGATGACTGCAGAGCGCGCCAAACTGGGCTGGGCATCGGTCTTGTCACTCTGCGGGCTGATCAGCGCCAATCTCGCGGTCATCAACATGCTGCCCATGCCCCCGTTTGATGGCGGGCATATCCTGCTCATATCTGTTGAATCGGTCCTCAACCGCTTCGGGCGGCGACTCGACGAACGATTCGAAATGCTCGTCCGGGTCGCGGGACTTATCATCGTCGTGAACGTCTTCGTCCTGCTCACCTACAAGGACATCGCCAATCTCGTGAAGTACGGGACGTACTGA
- a CDS encoding family 20 glycosylhydrolase encodes MPSEVVIFPEPQFQQWSGDTVALASGPAALSVFADDQAGPLIQSAILELERTATKLGRDLVREVGGQIRIEIYDDAAEFAPQNREQAYELRIDGQGATIRASAALGAYYGAVTLCNLMCRDGESIIAPAGVIRDWPDLAWRGLFAESRWGQDLMTLEDWKNAIDILSRMKLNVLTIGIYNCWPIQYEGEVSEFLLVPLKGFPELNRPQTIEYYSRKAGEWKTLKYLPRMVEDDFFGEVVAYGQTRGVMVRPHFNTPGHNTLIPRLIPEISALDENGEPTGYGFCLSNERTYEVMFQIIDEICDRYLLPHGVRSYHIAADEVYPLVGMHPDYPYRRIDPWCKCARCRQRPDAEWYVDYIVRIASHLKEKGIEHISMWHDQLVRGGTMNKSLVTKFEQAGLTRNIILHWWRYSDFFETTMPELGFRRWVTPMTGYFYQMPYRGHIDNIFLAERLGVAEKAEGTESYGVFDNAFHRHFCALSEWSWNNAGGGEPEEFAIKYAKALFGDDWRQGLRGLRYFSGIVDDPVCVSLAGSLFRYAYDYGQSHEQARARDNYPQAQLEAIWDTPPGMSASQLEGLRSEARRAARELSKAHWLDEQLKQIYLVECERIAVMAGAFTTCMNIIAAYHKLSMGVAADEAIRSGQTLAESSDRLGAALEEMEGLLASIEEHREHYVQPHMLRELSFMRRFMTTLLGSLNVIREQIMSHRITALPELEVLRVREIPWEG; translated from the coding sequence ATGCCAAGTGAGGTCGTAATCTTCCCCGAGCCGCAATTTCAGCAATGGTCGGGCGACACAGTTGCATTGGCATCAGGACCGGCCGCTCTCAGCGTTTTCGCGGATGATCAAGCCGGACCACTGATTCAGTCTGCGATCCTCGAACTGGAGCGCACGGCCACGAAATTGGGCCGCGACCTCGTGCGCGAAGTTGGAGGCCAAATCCGGATAGAAATCTACGACGACGCGGCCGAGTTCGCCCCCCAAAACCGCGAACAGGCCTACGAGTTGCGTATCGATGGACAGGGGGCGACGATCCGGGCATCAGCGGCGCTTGGGGCATATTACGGCGCAGTGACACTCTGCAATCTAATGTGCAGGGATGGTGAGAGCATTATCGCGCCGGCAGGCGTGATCCGCGACTGGCCAGATCTTGCGTGGCGCGGCCTGTTCGCAGAGTCGCGCTGGGGACAGGACCTGATGACCCTCGAAGACTGGAAAAACGCCATCGACATCCTGTCGAGGATGAAGCTCAACGTGCTGACCATCGGCATCTACAACTGCTGGCCGATCCAGTACGAGGGCGAAGTCTCCGAGTTCCTGCTCGTACCGCTGAAGGGATTCCCGGAGCTCAACCGCCCCCAGACGATCGAGTACTACTCCCGCAAGGCCGGGGAGTGGAAGACCCTCAAGTACCTGCCCCGGATGGTGGAGGATGATTTCTTCGGAGAAGTTGTAGCCTACGGCCAGACGCGTGGTGTTATGGTGCGCCCGCATTTCAATACGCCGGGCCACAACACCCTCATACCGCGGTTGATCCCGGAGATATCAGCGTTGGACGAAAATGGCGAACCAACAGGATATGGCTTTTGCCTGTCCAACGAGCGGACCTATGAAGTGATGTTCCAGATCATCGACGAGATCTGTGACCGTTACCTTCTGCCCCACGGCGTGCGTTCGTACCACATTGCGGCGGATGAAGTATATCCGCTGGTGGGCATGCACCCGGACTATCCCTACCGGCGCATCGACCCATGGTGCAAATGCGCAAGATGCCGACAGAGGCCAGACGCCGAGTGGTATGTGGACTACATAGTGCGCATCGCGTCCCACCTCAAGGAGAAAGGCATCGAGCACATCAGCATGTGGCATGACCAACTAGTTCGTGGGGGAACCATGAACAAGAGTTTGGTCACGAAATTCGAGCAGGCCGGCCTCACCCGAAACATCATCCTGCACTGGTGGAGGTATTCAGACTTCTTCGAGACCACCATGCCCGAGCTGGGCTTCCGGCGCTGGGTGACGCCGATGACCGGTTACTTCTACCAGATGCCCTACCGAGGCCACATTGACAACATCTTCCTGGCCGAGAGGCTTGGTGTGGCCGAAAAGGCCGAGGGGACGGAGAGCTACGGCGTCTTCGACAACGCATTCCACCGTCACTTCTGCGCACTGAGCGAATGGAGCTGGAACAACGCGGGAGGCGGGGAGCCCGAGGAGTTCGCAATCAAGTATGCGAAGGCGCTTTTCGGGGACGACTGGCGCCAAGGGCTGCGGGGTCTGCGCTATTTCAGCGGCATCGTGGATGATCCCGTCTGCGTCTCTCTCGCCGGGAGCCTGTTTCGGTATGCCTACGACTACGGCCAGTCACACGAGCAGGCCCGGGCCCGGGACAATTACCCCCAGGCGCAGCTTGAGGCGATCTGGGATACCCCTCCGGGAATGTCCGCCAGCCAGTTGGAGGGGCTGCGGTCCGAGGCGCGCCGTGCAGCCAGAGAGCTAAGCAAGGCGCACTGGTTGGACGAGCAACTCAAGCAGATATATCTGGTTGAGTGTGAGCGGATCGCAGTCATGGCCGGGGCTTTCACCACGTGCATGAACATCATCGCGGCCTACCACAAACTCTCGATGGGCGTGGCCGCGGATGAGGCGATACGCTCCGGACAGACTCTCGCCGAGAGTTCGGACCGTCTCGGAGCGGCACTCGAGGAGATGGAGGGGTTGCTGGCGTCGATTGAGGAGCACCGCGAGCACTACGTGCAACCGCACATGCTGCGCGAGCTGTCATTCATGCGCAGGTTCATGACCACCCTCCTGGGGAGCCTGAACGTAATCCGCGAGCAGATCATGTCGCACCGGATCACGGCCCTGCCTGAGCTCGAGGTGCTGCGGGTGAGGGAGATACCTTGGGAGGGATGA